Proteins co-encoded in one Bacillus sp. FSL H8-0547 genomic window:
- a CDS encoding phospholipase D-like domain-containing protein: protein MLRKMIILFGLCMTLMICTLLVLQWDVKSGYKDYTNEHGMIKTPVYHGDLTLFPEGDSLYKSLFQDIKEAQDYIYIHFFIIRDDPVSLNFLSLLQKKAESGTDVMLSVDRIGGKEIKRKLIKRLEASGVHFTFSRKNGITHPFYRMNHRNHRKLAIIDGKVSYLGGFNMGEEYLGQDKRFGYWRDYHLRIAGEGAYEVEEQFLKDWEEDTGQKRLPEKHQPLRTDGSEYQLFFSTGGEWEKELLSLIRSARKRLVIATPYFIPNNEMMDALIDARKNGVKVEILVPDHTDAWFTKPPSYPKTEKLLKRGVDIYLYTKGFFHGKVMLIDGETANISTANWDPRSFYLNDEASCLIYDTEVIKTISAEIEEDKKNSRKLNEAIIKEIPSWERSFMKTPEWIYYYF, encoded by the coding sequence ATGCTGAGAAAAATGATCATTTTGTTTGGATTATGCATGACACTGATGATCTGCACGCTTTTGGTTCTGCAGTGGGATGTAAAAAGCGGATATAAAGATTACACCAATGAACACGGCATGATTAAGACCCCCGTCTACCACGGGGATTTGACCCTGTTTCCCGAAGGTGACAGCCTATATAAATCACTCTTTCAAGATATTAAAGAAGCTCAAGACTACATTTATATTCATTTCTTTATCATTCGGGACGACCCTGTCAGCCTGAATTTTTTGTCCCTTCTTCAAAAAAAGGCCGAAAGCGGAACAGATGTTATGCTTTCAGTCGACCGTATCGGCGGAAAAGAGATCAAAAGAAAACTCATTAAACGTCTAGAAGCGAGCGGTGTGCACTTCACGTTCAGCAGAAAAAACGGCATCACTCATCCTTTTTACAGAATGAATCACCGGAATCACAGAAAGCTCGCCATCATTGACGGCAAGGTGTCTTATTTAGGCGGATTTAATATGGGAGAAGAGTATCTGGGCCAGGATAAACGCTTTGGATACTGGCGGGACTATCACCTGCGGATTGCCGGTGAAGGAGCGTATGAAGTGGAGGAACAATTTCTGAAGGACTGGGAAGAAGACACCGGGCAGAAAAGGCTTCCTGAAAAACATCAGCCTCTGCGAACGGACGGTTCTGAATATCAGCTGTTTTTCTCAACCGGAGGAGAATGGGAAAAAGAACTCCTGTCTTTAATAAGAAGTGCAAGAAAGCGGCTGGTTATTGCAACTCCCTATTTCATACCAAACAATGAGATGATGGATGCGCTTATTGATGCGCGGAAAAATGGCGTCAAAGTTGAGATCCTCGTCCCTGACCACACAGATGCATGGTTTACAAAGCCTCCTAGCTATCCAAAAACGGAAAAACTATTAAAACGCGGCGTTGATATTTATTTGTATACAAAAGGATTTTTTCATGGGAAAGTGATGCTGATTGATGGTGAAACGGCGAATATCAGCACAGCAAACTGGGATCCGCGGAGCTTTTATTTAAATGATGAAGCAAGCTGCCTGATCTATGACACAGAAGTCATCAAGACCATTTCAGCTGAAATTGAAGAGGATAAAAAAAACAGCCGGAAGCTGAATGAAGCGATTATAAAAGAAATTCCATCCTGGGAGCGTTCATTTATGAAGACCCCAGAATGGATTTATTATTATTTTTAA
- a CDS encoding peptidylprolyl isomerase codes for MKNILANKLTYAFLMTGLLSGGIGWAVGSAENDGAVASVNGEKISQDRLFALLADQGGTELVDYLITEEIINQESEKKKITVSDADVDKEYQSIAESYGGEEAFIQQIEASGGSAEAVKDELKTNLKIEKLLEPEIDITEEEMKTYFEENKESLSEPEQVKASHILVEDEATAKEVKGKLDGGADFAELAKEYSTDTSNSGNGGELGYFGKGEMTASFEEKAFSMKEGEISDPVKTEFGYHIIKFEDKKAAVPAVYAEKKEEIKAALFDQKMQTAYTGWMEEKKEEYEIETSMES; via the coding sequence ATGAAAAATATACTTGCAAATAAACTTACTTATGCTTTTTTAATGACCGGTCTCCTCAGCGGCGGAATCGGCTGGGCAGTCGGTTCAGCAGAAAATGATGGGGCAGTAGCCAGTGTGAATGGCGAAAAAATCAGTCAGGACAGGCTTTTCGCCCTGCTTGCAGATCAGGGCGGAACGGAGCTTGTAGACTATTTAATTACAGAAGAAATCATTAATCAGGAGTCAGAAAAAAAGAAAATAACAGTATCTGATGCTGATGTTGACAAAGAGTATCAATCAATCGCGGAATCATACGGAGGGGAAGAGGCTTTTATCCAGCAGATCGAGGCTTCCGGCGGTTCAGCTGAGGCAGTCAAAGACGAATTGAAAACAAATTTAAAAATTGAAAAGCTGCTTGAACCTGAGATTGACATTACAGAAGAAGAGATGAAAACCTATTTTGAAGAAAACAAAGAAAGTCTTTCTGAGCCAGAACAGGTTAAAGCCAGTCATATCTTAGTGGAGGATGAGGCGACGGCAAAAGAAGTCAAAGGAAAGCTTGATGGAGGAGCTGATTTTGCAGAGCTTGCCAAAGAATATTCAACAGATACATCTAACAGCGGGAACGGCGGAGAGCTTGGCTACTTTGGAAAAGGTGAGATGACTGCTTCATTTGAAGAAAAAGCGTTCTCAATGAAAGAAGGGGAAATCAGCGATCCCGTAAAAACAGAATTTGGATATCACATTATCAAATTCGAAGATAAAAAAGCTGCAGTTCCGGCTGTATATGCTGAGAAAAAAGAGGAAATCAAGGCAGCTCTTTTTGATCAGAAAATGCAGACAGCCTACACCGGATGGATGGAAGAGAAAAAAGAAGAATATGAAATTGAGACTTCAATGGAGAGCTGA